From one Heterodontus francisci isolate sHetFra1 chromosome 17, sHetFra1.hap1, whole genome shotgun sequence genomic stretch:
- the LOC137378616 gene encoding uncharacterized protein translates to MVECWPMRLQIMSEFNSAVDDDPQCLLDIQLLAAISILSLLHFARQSEYAVQPPMRRIEVVPVEAYGKTATPLAQSQSVDLTPKGIHFFTLQLTSHVLPDLTDLHWITLGIYSTTLSPFRSQSQRLICRIVNDDMVMNGVLCGICFLGIMYPVAVGTSGNATPDIIEKKALRGTNVILRCPFSFNLNHSNVIVYWWRDGNKTFLQEDNRKLFSVKRGGAYLHLLNVTVPDAGTYYCVTKYQYHTVGETTGVQLVVYATPAPLKILSLPSEGVTCAPLSLQCRTSAFYPKDFNLSWHKNDMELLTGLTNEQQTKTPEGLYEVISCLKVSQAIDRSTVYTCQVLHVSNLIPANASYTVSNEDCASKVDGVIIAGCARGALVVLLLAILIVKGILFIISKGGKGTSVNAAKQEDH, encoded by the exons atggtagagtgctggcccatgaggttacagattatgagtGAATTCAATTCTGCTGTTGATGATGACCCACAGTGTCTCCTGGATATCCAGCTTTTAGCTGCTATATCTATTCTAAGTCTGCTCCATTTTGCACGACA AAGTGAATATGCTGTTCAACCTCCAATGAGAAGAATAGAGGTTGTACCAGTCGAAGCGTATGGCAAAACGGCAACTCCTTTAGCTCAAT CCCAGTCGGTAGATCTTACTCCAAAAGGCATACATTTTTTCACTCTGCAATTAACCAGTCATGTGCTGCCTGACCTCACAGATCTGCATTGGATAACATTAGGCATCTATTCTACAACTCTTTCTCCATTCCGTTCTCAGTCACAACGCCTGATCTGCCGTATTGTGAATGACGACATGGTTATGAATGGGGTGTTATGCGGCATATGTTTTCTAGGCATTATGTATCCAG TTGCTGTGGGCACCTCGGGTAATGCGACTCCTGATATTATAGAAAAGAAGGCGCTCAGAGGTACAAATGTTATTTTGAGATGTCCTTTCTCCTTTAATCTCAACCATTCAAACGTGATCGTTTATTGGTGGAGAGACGGTAATAAGACCTTTCTGCAAGAGGACAACAGAAAACTCTTCAGTGTAAAGAGAGGCGGCGCGTACCTTCACCTCTTGAATGTGACTGTCCCGGACGCTGGAACGTATTACTGTGTAACCAAATACCAGTATCATACAGTTGGAGAAACAACTGGTGTGCAACTGGTTGTATATG CTACACCAGCTCCGCTGAAAATCTTATCCCTACCATCTGAAGGGGTAACATGTGCTCCTCTGAGTCTCCAGTGCAGAACATCTGCTTTCTACCCGAAGGACTTTAACCTCAGCTGGCATAAAAACGATATGGAACTCTTGACTGGATTAACGAATGAACAACAGACAAAGACCCCGGAGGGACTCTATGAAGTTATCAGTTGCTTGAAAGTGTCACAGGCAATCGATCGCAGCACAGTTTACACCTGTCAAGTACTTCACGTTTCTAACTTAATTCCAGCAAATGCCAGCTACACAGTTTCTAACGAAG ATTGTGCCTCTAAAGTTGATGGTGTTATCATAGCTGGATGTGCCCGTGGTGCACTTGTAGTTCTCCTATTAGCCATTTTGATTGTGAAGGGGATTCTATTTATTATATCCAAAG GTGGGAAGGGAACATCAGTAAATGCTGCTAAGCAGGAGGATCATTAG